From the Lathyrus oleraceus cultivar Zhongwan6 chromosome 3, CAAS_Psat_ZW6_1.0, whole genome shotgun sequence genome, the window GCTCTAACTCTAGTGGCaagtgacaagctttaccataaaCCAATTGATAAAGAGACATACCTATGGGCGTTTTGAAAGCCGTTATGTACGCCCATAGTGCATCTTCTAACTTTAGCGCCCAATCTTTTCTAGATGCGCAAACAATCTTTTCCAATGTTTACTTTATCTACCTGTTGGACACTTCGACCTGGTCACTCGTTTGAGGGTGATATGGAGTGTCAATTTTGTGTTTAACATTATACTTCTTCAGCAAATTCTCCATTAGCTTGTTCAAAAAGTGAGTACCTTCATCGCTAATAAGTGCTCTCGGCACCCCGAATCTCGAAAAGATATTGTTCTTCAGAAATGTCACAACCACTTTAGAGTCATTGGTGGGCAATGCCactgcttccacccactttgatATGTAGTCTACTGTTACCAAGATGTAATTCTTCCTAAAGGATAGTGGAAATGgccccatgaagtctattccccaaATATCAAACAATTCAACCTCCAGCATAGCGCTTTGCAGCATTTGATTTCTCTTAGAAATATTCCCCGTTCTTTGACATATGTCACATTCTTTGACGATGTCCTGAGCATCTTTGAACAATGTGGTCCAATATAGACCTGATTGAAGAACTTTGGCCGTTGTTCGGTCACCACTGAAGTGTCCTCCATAATCCTAATCATGACAAGCTCTAAGTACATCCCTTTGTTCCTCCTTCGGGACGCATCTTCTGATCAGCCCATCCACTCCTCTCTTGTATAGGAATGAGTCATCCTACAAGTAAAACCTGaaatcatgaacaaactttttctttttgttagaatcaaaatcgTTGGGGATTACACCTCCCACCAAATAACTCACATAGTTTACGAACCACGGGATACCGATAACAACGAGGATGTGTTCATCAGCAAACGCATCCTTTATCAGTCTCTTTTCTTCTGTTTCTTCAACTAGTGACATACGGGATAGATGATCCGCCACTGTGTTTTCACACCTTCTTTTATCCCGGATCTCTACATCAAATTCTTGAAGGAGTAGGATCCACCTGAGAAGTCTCGGCTTAGAGTCTTGTTTAGCAAACATATATTTTAAAGTGGCATGGTCCGTATACATGACAACCTTCGATCCTAACAAATATTGTCTGAACTTATCAAATGCGTAAACCACGGCCAACAACTCTTTCTCAGTGGTTGCATAGTTCAACTATGCAGGGTTCAACACATGACTAGCATAGTAAATGACATGTAATAACTTCTCTCTTCGTTGTCCTAGGACTGCCTCTACATCAatatcactagcatcacacatgatctcaaatgGAAGAGACCAATCGGGGGTAATAATAATGGGTGCTGAAATCAATTTGCTCTTCAATGTCTCAAAGGCCATGGTGCATTCTTTGTCGAACAAAAACACCTTATCCTTAACCAATAGAGTGGTCAACGGGTTTGAGATTTttgagaaatctcttatgaacctgcggtaaaaACCTGCGTGTCCTAAGAAACTTCGGATACCCTTCTCATTAACAGGAGGTGGGAGTTTAGATATCACTTCCACTTTTGCTTGGTCAACTTCAATTCCCTTGtaggaaattttgtgacccaatACTATCCCTTCtcgcaccatgaagtgacatttctcccaGTTCAGAATTAAATTTGTTTTCTAGCACCTATCTAAAACAAGAGAGAGATTAGTTAAACAGTTATCAAATGAGGATCCAAAGACCGAGAAGTCATCCGTGAagacttccatatgcttttcggGCATGTCAGCGAAAATGGAAGTCGTGCATCGTTGGAAGGTGGCTGGAGTATTACACAACCCGAATGGCATTCTTTGGTACGCAAATACACCATACGGGCATGTGAATGATGTCTTTTCTTGGTCTTCCGGAGCGACAAcaatctgattatacccggagTATCCATCTAGAAAATAGTAGTAATCATGTCCGactaacctttccaacatttggtcaATAAAGGGCAAAGGGAAGTGGTCCTTCCTAGTTGTTGTGTTCAACATTCTGTAGTCAATGCAAGTGTGCCATCCGGTAATTGTCTGAGTAGGAATTAACTCATTTTTCATTCCTTATTACGATGCTCCCCTCTTTCTTAGGGACAACATGCACCGGGCTCACCCAAGGGCTGTCAGAAATAGGATATATAAGACCCGCGTCAAACAATTTCACCACCTCTTTCCGAACTACTTCCTTTATTGCAGGATTGAGTCTTCTCTGCGGTTGGACTACCGGTTTTGGTGTCttcttccatgagaattttatgcatgcacACAATAGGGTTAATACCTTTAAAATCTTCAATTGCCCATCCAATAGcatttttttttactttttcaaGACTTGGATGGGCTTTTCTTCTTGGATATTATGTAGGCTCGAGTTTATGATAGCAGGACATTTTCCTTTAGAAACGAGAAAGACATATTTAAGATTCTCAGAAAGTTGTTTCAACTTTGTTCCCTTTTTTGGCTCTTCATCCTTCTCACTAGATTGAGGTGGGCGTAAATCCTCCCACCGGCGTGGTCGAGGTCCTTTCCACGGAGGTTGTGCGTCTAACAAGGCCAACACTTCAAATTCCCCGTTTTCCACTTCTTTATCACTGTCGAGAATGGACAAactcaacactctttccaaaggtGACTGTGGTGCATTCAAAGGACTATCATATGTCATTAACTGATCCAAAACCTCTATAGTATGACTGGTACAAATATCATCCTTGTACCTCATGGTGTTTCGAACATCGATTTTCAATTCCTCATCATAAACCTTCAACGTCATGGTTCCTTCTTCTATGTTTATCAAGCACCTTCCCGTTTCTAAAAAGGGTCTCCCAAGAATGAGAGGGATCTCTTCATCTTCAGGAATTTCAAGAattacaaaatccaccggaaatacaaacttgtcaattttcaCAAGAACATCTTCAACAATACCATACAGTTTCTTGACCGAATGATCGGCGAATTTGAGTGTCATCCTGGCGTCTTGCACAACCCCTATACAAAgcttcttgtaaatggataacggcatgaggctcacactagctcccaGATCAATAAGAGCTTTGTTGAATGACCTATCTCCAATAGTACAAGGGATGCTAACAGTTCCTCGATCTTTCTTCTTTAtcggaatcttcataccctgcaaaatagcactacaagtttcagttagaATAATCGGGTTGGTGTCGGCAGTACGCCTCTTCGAAAtgatgtccttcatgaacttggcataagTAGGCATTTGTTCAAGTTCCTCCAATAGAGGAATGTTGATCTCCagcttcttgaacaactctaagaatttttcaaagtttttctcatgttgtCCCTTTTTCTTGTTCCTAGTGGGGAAGGGAAGCTTAACAACCGGCTTAGGCTGAATACTGTTTCTTTCACAACAGGTTTCGGTGCTACCACTTCTTCACTcacaacttcattttctttaaTCTCAAGATCCACTTCGATCAATTgatcttcctcttcatccacCTCCTCGACTACTTCATCATATTTACCACTTCTTGTTGTTACAtcactcacattattatgctctctaggATTTGTCACGGTCGCACTCGGTAGAgcaccttgtgcttgagaactcGAAGCTAATTGCTGAGCGATTtgacccatttggacttcaaGATTCTTTATGGATGTTATGGTGTTCTTCTGATTGTTCCGggtttcttcttgaaattgaACATTATGAGTTGCCATTCTTTCAATTGCAATTTCCCAATCAGCTTTCTTAGGGGCTTGTTGCTGCtgatgttgttgatattgagtttggtaCTGACCATGTTGAGGAGCAGTTCTtttttggtctttccatgagaagttgggatgattcttccaactcggattgtacgtgttggaataaggattattctgcttcaaaatTTTGATTTACTCCacttgttgaggagttgcaaaaTAATGAACAGTTTGGTGTGAACCACTACAAATTTCACAATAGACAGTAGGAGCCGGTTGGACCTGCGCCACCTGTtgggtacctatattcatcgcATTCAGCTTCTTCTCAACTTCAACAACTATATTATCTTCAATAAGGGTTTTATTAGTTTCCAGCTTTAAATCTATAACCCCTTCTGGTTTGCTTTGACATCTATCGTACAAATCCAAGTTCTCATTAGCAGCAATagcttcaatgatcttcttcacACCGGTGGttgttgaaaaatttgtggaaCCACCGACTGCGGTATCGATCAGCTATTTGGTATTTATTTTGATAccattcacaaacatctgcatctgttcggttggatccatattatgagttggacaGGCGACAAGgactctcttgaatctcttgtaagcatctcccaaagtttccccgtccttctgcttaaaattcagaatttcatacctcttCCGCAAAAATACCGacgctggaaaatactcattcaggaaGGCTTTTTCCATTTCTTCCCAAGATGTGATGCTACCGGCAGGTAGAGAATAAAACCATTCTTCGGCTTCTTCCGCTAAGGTAAACGGGAACATTCTCAATTTCTTGGCTTCTTcggtgtgaccatcaatttttagagtgttgctcatggtcagaaacctctgcaaatgcttgtttgcatcttcattcaCTTTTCTAATAAAATGCTTCCTTTCAAGCTGATTAATAGTACTCGGATGCAACTGGAAATTAGTCACGTTCACTAGTTGGTTGACAATAGTTAATCTGTCGGTtggtgcatttgcacctccgtAGTCACCCAACAGTCTTTCTAGTGGCGATGGAACATCAACCATAGTTTCGACCTCTCTATCGGAACCTGAGTGAACCTGAATGAATGGAAAGCTATTCTTCGTTTGATTCTAATCTGGCCAATCGAGCTTGCCTGAGTCTCGCCCACAAGGTTCTCTCGATTTCTACGTCAAAAGGGAAACCAGCTAAGGCCTTACCTCACATACAAATATCAGACATAGATTAGTTGATATAATCGAAATAAATTATTAcaataatgaaaaataaattttagttgcaAAGCAACACCGTTTCAATTGAGATAATTTAAACTTATATTTAGCAATAATAGAGATGTTTCCCAATGATCTATCTCGAGGATTGCGCAACAATATATGTGTAAATTGTTATTCAATTGAACAAAACTAAGAATTGGGGTTTTATAAAAAGTCACTGcaagagaaaataaaataaatcttttcacaagttataataatatgccaaggatggtgtatgagaatctcctgtaatgacccttgagtgtataACTCCTTAATAATGAAAATTATTTCAATTACCAGATCTTAAGAATGTTTCCCCCTAAGTCCTCTgagggaaacctttggtcattcaatctaacctctaagtccttaggcgATTATGATGAAATCAAGCAATTATAATTTTAACAAGAATAAACCGGTAACCAaagggtatccctagtcctagtgatatctactatggtttcactgtGTAAAAACCTTGACAATTGCAATCCTGTTAATTgttaaccatacatcaatcttgatttttctgataaagaaagcattacgcaAATTACACAGTGAAATTAACAACAAATAACATGTATTAAGGAAATTATAACTTCAGAGTCATTACacgatcaattcagggacaccccctggcaCTGAAGGGCTTAGTctctcatattattcaaataagatacaaaaTAAAAACGAGACATTACAAAAGGATGGGAATTTCGTTGATCTTCAATTGCATCCTCTCTTGAAGGATCTCTGTTCTTCGCCGCTTTTGACCGCTTCAATCTTTATCGTCTCCAATTTGTTATCGTGAAAAGTCCCTTATCCATATTCAAAAATCCCCTAAATAGTTTCTGATGACTAATTTGATGTAGCAAAATtccaaaatgccctccgggatcaGCCGTGCCAAAATACAGCAAAAACTGGAACATGAGGTGTCCCAAccaacactggccgtgtcaggcaacacgacAGACCGTGTTGGGTATCTGGTGAAGAAGTCTTGACGCGCCCCTCCAGGGAAGCTGACATGGGTCGTGCCAGCTGACACGGGAACCCATGCCAACTCCCTATTTTCTTCTTCTAGCTGTCCTCTCCTGACACGACCCATGTTGGGTAACATTAGTGGCCGTGTCAGGACTACTGTGTTGCCCAATTTCCTCTTCCGACGGGCCCGGAACGTTTGATTCGCTTGTCTATCCCTCCGGTACTCTTGCTTACACCTAAAACCAATAGAACTACCACAAAgagacataaaatggagtataatgATGCAAACCAAATATAATCAACAACTTGAAACAACAATACAaaacatctaatttactaaaCAGAACCATAAAACAAGTAAactaatgtgttaccgacttcgtgAAAAGGTGCCAAGTGAGTGTGAGAAAACAAGAAGAATTGAAGACTGCTCAATAGGAAATGAAATAAGATCATGACACGTGTGAAATGGAGGCAAATTCGTATGAATTAGGTCAGAATTTTGATGATTTGTCAAGCGTGTGAAATGGAGCATGAAATGCGTGAGTTAATGATGAAACCAAGTCGTTTTGCACTTGTTCAGATGCCTTTTTCTTTGTCAAAGAGGTTGCACATGTGTAGGTGGTCCCAAATTGAACATGGCATGGAATTCGGGACCTAAAATTTGAGCAAGAAGTAGAGTCCACTGTACCATGTTGGAGCTTGAGTCAAATGAAATTCACTCGTGCGTTTTAAGATATTCTTTGTGCCAAATGATATCCTCATGGTAAAGAATcatatgaaaaaaaaatcaaatcaaaatgaTGCTTGAGTTGAAAATGGCATGGATGGAAAATTGGGGTCGTGACTTGAAACTCTAGGCCAAGCATTAGGTTGACCATGTCTTGGGCCTACTTTTGTGCATATATGGGCATCTTGGCCAATTCCAAAATTGATGGACTTAGAGGCAAATTGATGTTTGACCCTTGAAGAAGAGTTGTAGAGGAGTTCAAATATGATATTTCACTTAAAGTAGATTCCAAAATcttgagaaatgagagagttatggtgTTTGGACCAAGTGACATGCCATACTTGATTTTATGTCAACCAAACATGCACTAACTTGTGATTTCTTGCCATTTCTTGCACCCAAAGGCCTAATGATTAACACTTGAATACCAAATTAAGGAAACTTGATTATCCTTTGAAAAATCTTGATAATTACTTGAAAATTGAATGGAGATGGCATGAAAATATACACATGAACCATACTTGAGTCAACTTTAAAAACATGCACCAAACTTGAACTTCTCTTGATCATATGATGTTGAATAAAGCTTGACATGAATGTGACCTAAGATTATAGGTCATGTCTTGAAGTAAAATCTCTTGTTGACCAAATCTTGACCTTgggaatcaaaaccctaatttagaaACCAAGCTTGATCCTTTGATTGGAAGTCCCTACCTTGTACAATAAGAAAAAAGGAAATAacacatatttttgtattttgaaaaAGGTTAGCAAAGTTAGAATGCAAACAAGCAAAAAGGTAAAAAGAAAACACAAATGGTGCTTGATGATCTCCCAGAAAGGCAAACCGAAAGAGACAGAGATAAAGAGGATACCATGCTTGtgatcttggttgaaatgcaAATTATATGATAGGTGGAATCTTAAGggtaaaattagggtatgacaccaTCAATCAAGATAATTCATATTATAAAATAGTTCACCGTATATTAAACACTCAACCGTATTTTTGGCACTTGAATCATAATACACAATTAAATATCTGATAATCAAACATTCAAGGAATTATTATACTAATACAAAACACTCAAACATCAAAAGTAGTACTAAAATAGAGAAAATTAATGACAAATGTTGGGAGGAAGAGCGAAAGAAGCTTTTCACTCTATAGTCCACATTTATCACTCTGAGCTTGTTGTTCAATTTATTGCATCCATCTAGCTTGTCATGAAGTTAATTTGCTTACTTTCACTTCCAAAACTTCTCTCTACACCAgatttcttcatcattcacaaGTACAATTAACTTCATTATGCAAGAATTCAACCGTGTAGGTTGATCTGATAACAATTCCTTTAAATCTAGAAATACATCGCCATGTTTAACCTTAAACAATACAAATAACTATTTCTAACCACACACATGTTACTACAACATCTTTCACTCAATCTATCAATTCAAACAGACACTACGAACAATTTTCAACCAAATTAAGCAAGGGATTAAACATAAATGgactaataaaaataaaaacataaatcACAGTGTATGAATAAAAAATTATTgttcaaattttaaaaaaatctcataacaaagaaagtgaaaaaaaagaagaaataatCTAGAAATGAAGGGCCATCCACTATTAGTAGCTCCAACAACAATCTAAGATGAAACACCATTTCGAATAGGTTGAGACTTCTTCTTATTTGTTGCCAACTGGGTCTCGGGCTACAAAATACAAATAAGTTTGGTGCAACAGATAAATCAATTTTCAATAGTAAAAATGACTAATCTATACCTCTTTCTGGACTGCCTCTTCTTTCTTAGACAATGAGTTCAATGTGGCATAAAGATGACATGTAGTCTAACgaaaaaaacacaaaaatatataAGATACAAAATATATTATAACAAAAAAGGATTCATCCAGAGAGTAAGAAAGACTCAACATAC encodes:
- the LOC127130571 gene encoding uncharacterized protein LOC127130571, which produces MPTYAKFMKDIISKRRTADTNPIILTETCSAILQGMKIPIKKKDRGTVSIPCTIGDRSFNKALIDLGASVSLMPLSIYKKLCIGVVQDARMTLKFADHSVKKLYGIVEDVLVKIDKFVFPVDFVILEIPEDEEIPLILGRPFLETGRCLINIEEGTMTLKVYDEELKIDVRNTMRYKDDICTSHTIEVLDQLMTYDSPLNAPQSPLERVLSLSILDSDKEVENGEFEVLALLDAQPPWKGPRPRRWEDLRPPQSSEKDEEPKKGTKLKQLSENLKYVFLVSKGKCPAIINSSLHNIQEEKPIQVLKK